A stretch of the Porifericola rhodea genome encodes the following:
- a CDS encoding type I polyketide synthase — MTALEKPKDPIAIVGIGCRLPGNVNHVDDFWKLLKEGINAISDVPENRWSLEKYYDPDNSKAGKVKNKKGGFVNGIDQFDADFFKIFPAEASRMDPQQRMLLEVSYQAMEDAGIRLDQMSGSLTSVFMGVFMNDYWDMQTSVLQQKHITPHVPMGVSLTSIANRLSYVYNLKGPSVTLDTACSSSLVGIHLACKSIWSGESTMALAGGVNAILRPESSIMMSKGNFLSPDGQCKTFDSRANGYVRSEGCGVVLLKPLAQAEADGDRIYATIHGSAVNQDGHTEDGFTVPSVSSQTAMLETAYRDAGIDPKEVSYVEAHGTGTPVGDPIETNAFGNVIGKNRSEDEKCWIGSVKPNIGHLESAAGVAGLIKLALILKNKQIPQNLHFENPNPKIPFDQYRLKVPTQLTELPKGETIVAGVNSFGAGGTNAHVVMKSYEGRSEQRSTSKENSEKLELFTLSARSEDALKQNTENYIDFVSQSTAPLSEICANQALRRSQHDYRLAVVCRSKEELKQHLQAFLDGETRPGMISQKVKPQFEAKIGFIFSGQGPQWYAMGQQLLKNNQVFSEVVHEIDQIFSKVSGWSLLEEMQKDEASSRVSETQIAQPAIMAVQIGLAEVLKSQGVLPQGCVGHSIGEVAAAYTSGSLTLEQAVEVIYHRSRGQNRASGKGKMLAAGLKVDAALALLRSVENRVSIAAINGPEMLTLSGDEEPLQKIAEKLDQQDIFHRFLKVNVPFHSHHMEPLKDELIASLQHLETTTAKIPLYSTVSGKKEDGTHLSSVYWYMNVREPVYFTDAVSAMLEDGYNTFVEIAPHPVLSNGVNDLIASKNISHAVVVPTLRRKEEEALSIGTALAHLYAYGYGMDWKKVFPAKCTHIQLPAYAWQHKSYWFESKEHSAHRLSASVHPHLAGQEQWAGNERQFIWKLDLSPKVHPYVEDHKVDGTVIFPGTGHLEVAYAAAQASFGDKFGFLEDIHFESALFLPEEDQSMDIRLEVSSDEGSYAIFSKAEEEGAGWTMHSRGLMNYLEDKFESRTVDLKAIQQRLQDTVSVSNLYLELKEGGLQYGEAFRCIQKLYRGENEILAAVKLSKSQRHGIEQFGFHPALLDASLHAIFAAKESNEGERRGIYLPVHIQRFKLHTKPDTKIWSYIEVSEASHQYLRGDFYVLNEDGSLVAEIQGLSCKYIEGSRGEAREGVYEGMYQYEWDELSPEEENQNVTRVNGDATGGCVIFVDHQGVADALLELFKKDNLSPITIKKGAQYSYLENNHYAVNPASEDDIIKAFEDIESRGFRIDRIMYLWGLDSQFKADLGKEQLVEQQKLLAESTLGALKAITKHGLEPLVYFVSQAADDVVDGEPINFNQAALYGMGRVMMNEYPFVRMSLIDLDQQLSLSALQSLYQSFTIVEKKQFPEVALRGDKTFVHKLQAVSEEKAEEKAQTSVSALASRYQAIVKEYGTLDGIVFRQTDQRALKDQEVEIEVKAAGLNFKDIMNVMGLLSDEAVEGGVAGKALGLECAGVVKRVGKQVKDIKIGDEVMAWSANSFAGYTITNASCVVQKPKHMSFEEAATLTVVYLTAHYSLNYLARLSEEDTVLIHAASGGVGIAAIHLAQQAGARIIATAGTEEKRKFVSTMDVEHVFDSRSLSFADEVRAVTNGKGVDVILNSLSGKGLTQSIKCLAPFGTFIEIGKADIYKDTKLALKRFGDNLSFHAVDLDRLMLQKPRLGKKLFQEVVDLIVEQEIPAHPLQVFSISQLSDALRTLSKGTHVGKLAVSMQADDTVKVLPNTSLKLDANATYIVTGGASGFGLVLAKWLSEKGAKNLVLLSRSGGKQQSDFDLVEQMQQEGVEVHSIKLDITDEQAIQQLLMRIRTEMPPLKGIIHSAAVLDDATLPNTDMQRFQRVFTPKVMGAWNLHQASKDDNLDFFLMLSSISSLFGLPGQSNYSSANNFLDKLAKFRQSQGLAASSVNLGVLGMYAGMSKEGGNVLNVLANQGWLPLSLSQVTEKIENILLQKPAVRMAANLDWKNFRGFFTHLQNDVRFAHFMQEANQGGGRGGQSGLMDQVLQATEDSQVPMLKGMVAEALSKILGTSTDQIETELSISAMGLDSLMLNQLRNWIHQKLEINFPLMKIAKGPSITELAAQLLEEAKNTTEDQAHEQVETSGIASEDDIEVIADKWMIRNKKLKEDVQQRIFCFHPVGAGASMFSHFVYHPPKGSEVLAFQLPGRENRADEAHYEDIAKLIPELAQVILPYLDKPFIVMGHSFGGIVGFELIRYLRMHHALSPQHLFITGTIAPQLTRKWKERDVISQTAVETNSEERLLSLMNYIDDVDFLKRILPVMRKDMPLIMSYLYQEEERLNFPITAFAAAQDEVVLVEEVSQWKEQTQAEFTLEVVDGDHWFLSRNKELILQRLEEAAVPTIKV; from the coding sequence ATGACTGCATTAGAGAAACCAAAAGACCCAATTGCAATTGTAGGGATAGGCTGCCGCCTGCCAGGCAACGTAAATCATGTAGATGACTTTTGGAAACTATTAAAAGAAGGTATTAACGCCATTTCTGATGTTCCGGAAAACCGCTGGTCCCTGGAGAAATACTATGATCCTGATAATAGTAAAGCCGGAAAGGTAAAGAACAAAAAAGGGGGCTTTGTAAATGGTATTGACCAGTTTGATGCTGACTTTTTTAAGATTTTTCCTGCAGAAGCTTCTCGCATGGACCCTCAGCAACGCATGCTGCTAGAGGTAAGCTATCAGGCTATGGAAGATGCAGGTATTAGACTTGACCAAATGTCTGGAAGCCTAACCTCGGTATTTATGGGAGTGTTTATGAATGATTACTGGGATATGCAAACCTCAGTACTTCAGCAAAAGCACATTACACCCCATGTGCCTATGGGGGTTTCGCTAACCTCTATCGCTAACCGCCTTTCTTATGTTTATAACTTAAAAGGCCCTAGCGTAACATTAGATACAGCCTGCTCATCCTCATTGGTAGGCATACACCTGGCTTGTAAAAGTATATGGTCTGGTGAAAGCACGATGGCTCTGGCGGGAGGGGTTAATGCCATACTCCGCCCTGAGTCATCTATCATGATGTCCAAAGGAAACTTTCTCTCACCCGACGGACAATGTAAAACATTTGACAGCCGCGCCAACGGTTATGTAAGAAGTGAGGGCTGTGGTGTAGTTCTATTAAAGCCATTAGCACAGGCCGAAGCAGACGGCGATCGCATTTATGCTACAATCCATGGTTCGGCAGTCAACCAGGATGGACACACTGAAGACGGGTTTACTGTGCCCAGTGTATCTTCACAAACAGCTATGCTGGAAACGGCATACCGCGATGCCGGTATAGACCCTAAAGAAGTTAGCTATGTAGAAGCCCACGGTACCGGCACGCCTGTGGGTGATCCTATAGAAACAAATGCTTTTGGTAATGTAATAGGTAAAAACCGCTCGGAAGATGAAAAGTGCTGGATAGGATCAGTTAAACCAAATATTGGCCACCTGGAGTCAGCAGCAGGAGTTGCAGGACTTATCAAGCTGGCACTAATTCTTAAAAATAAGCAGATACCCCAAAACCTGCATTTTGAAAACCCTAACCCTAAAATACCCTTTGACCAATATAGGCTCAAAGTACCCACGCAGTTAACTGAGTTGCCCAAAGGAGAGACTATTGTAGCTGGGGTAAATTCATTTGGCGCAGGTGGAACAAATGCCCACGTGGTTATGAAGTCTTACGAGGGCAGATCAGAGCAGAGAAGTACATCAAAAGAAAATAGTGAAAAGCTAGAGCTGTTTACACTTTCTGCAAGAAGTGAAGATGCTCTTAAGCAAAATACTGAAAACTATATTGATTTTGTTTCTCAGTCTACAGCTCCGCTATCAGAAATTTGTGCTAACCAAGCATTAAGAAGGTCGCAGCACGACTATCGCCTGGCTGTGGTTTGCCGCAGTAAAGAAGAGCTTAAGCAGCATTTGCAGGCCTTTCTGGATGGTGAAACTCGTCCGGGAATGATTTCCCAAAAAGTAAAACCACAGTTTGAAGCTAAAATAGGCTTTATTTTCTCTGGGCAGGGCCCCCAATGGTATGCCATGGGTCAGCAACTACTCAAAAACAATCAGGTATTTAGCGAAGTAGTCCATGAAATTGATCAGATCTTCTCAAAAGTATCTGGGTGGTCTCTACTGGAAGAGATGCAGAAAGATGAAGCAAGTTCTCGGGTTAGCGAGACGCAAATTGCTCAGCCCGCAATTATGGCCGTACAAATTGGACTGGCAGAAGTACTTAAAAGCCAGGGAGTTTTACCCCAGGGCTGTGTAGGGCACTCTATAGGCGAGGTAGCTGCCGCTTATACTTCCGGCTCGCTTACCCTGGAACAGGCTGTAGAAGTAATCTATCACCGTAGCCGTGGACAGAACAGAGCAAGCGGTAAAGGAAAAATGCTAGCCGCAGGCCTAAAGGTAGATGCAGCGCTCGCTCTTCTACGTAGTGTAGAAAACAGAGTATCTATTGCCGCTATCAATGGACCAGAAATGCTTACTCTATCAGGTGACGAGGAGCCTCTGCAAAAAATTGCCGAAAAGCTGGATCAGCAGGATATCTTTCATCGTTTCTTAAAGGTAAATGTACCTTTCCATAGCCATCATATGGAGCCTCTCAAAGATGAGCTTATTGCTTCATTGCAACATCTGGAAACAACTACTGCCAAAATTCCGCTCTACTCTACAGTGAGCGGAAAGAAAGAGGATGGAACCCACCTCAGTAGTGTATACTGGTACATGAATGTACGGGAGCCCGTCTACTTTACAGATGCAGTATCAGCGATGCTGGAAGATGGTTACAACACCTTTGTGGAGATTGCCCCCCACCCCGTTTTGAGTAATGGTGTAAACGATCTGATAGCCAGCAAAAATATCAGCCATGCGGTTGTAGTACCTACTTTAAGAAGAAAAGAAGAGGAGGCCCTAAGCATTGGAACTGCCCTCGCCCATCTATATGCTTACGGATACGGTATGGACTGGAAAAAGGTATTTCCTGCAAAATGTACCCATATTCAGCTACCTGCTTATGCTTGGCAACATAAATCTTACTGGTTTGAGTCTAAAGAACATAGCGCTCATCGTTTAAGCGCTTCGGTTCACCCTCACCTTGCCGGACAGGAACAATGGGCTGGCAACGAGAGACAGTTCATCTGGAAGCTAGACTTAAGTCCCAAAGTACATCCGTACGTAGAGGATCATAAGGTGGATGGCACTGTAATCTTCCCTGGTACTGGCCACCTGGAGGTTGCTTATGCTGCTGCTCAGGCTTCTTTTGGCGATAAATTTGGCTTCCTGGAAGATATTCACTTTGAGTCTGCTCTTTTCCTACCTGAGGAAGACCAGTCTATGGATATTCGCCTGGAAGTTTCATCAGACGAAGGTAGCTACGCTATATTTAGTAAAGCAGAAGAAGAGGGTGCCGGATGGACAATGCACTCCCGCGGCCTAATGAATTATCTGGAGGATAAATTTGAAAGCCGTACAGTAGATTTAAAAGCAATACAGCAACGCCTACAGGATACGGTATCGGTATCTAACTTGTATCTTGAACTAAAAGAAGGGGGTTTGCAATATGGTGAAGCCTTCCGCTGCATACAGAAGCTTTACCGTGGCGAAAACGAAATTCTGGCAGCTGTAAAACTAAGTAAAAGTCAACGACATGGTATTGAGCAGTTTGGTTTTCACCCAGCCCTGCTAGATGCCTCTTTACATGCCATTTTTGCGGCAAAAGAAAGCAATGAAGGAGAGAGAAGAGGAATCTACCTGCCAGTTCATATTCAAAGGTTTAAGTTACATACTAAGCCCGATACTAAAATCTGGAGCTACATAGAGGTAAGCGAAGCCAGTCATCAGTATTTGCGCGGCGATTTTTATGTGCTCAATGAAGATGGTTCTTTAGTAGCTGAAATTCAGGGGCTGAGTTGTAAGTACATTGAAGGGTCACGCGGAGAAGCCCGTGAGGGTGTGTACGAGGGTATGTACCAGTACGAGTGGGATGAACTATCCCCAGAAGAAGAAAACCAGAATGTTACACGAGTAAATGGTGATGCTACAGGTGGCTGCGTAATATTTGTAGATCATCAGGGAGTGGCAGATGCATTACTGGAGTTATTTAAAAAAGATAACCTATCGCCTATTACAATTAAGAAAGGAGCTCAATACTCGTATCTTGAAAACAACCATTATGCTGTCAACCCCGCTTCAGAAGATGATATCATCAAAGCATTTGAAGATATAGAAAGCCGAGGCTTCAGAATAGATCGCATTATGTATTTATGGGGACTTGATAGCCAGTTTAAAGCAGATTTAGGTAAGGAACAGCTTGTAGAGCAGCAAAAACTTTTAGCTGAATCTACACTAGGGGCACTAAAAGCAATTACAAAGCATGGTCTGGAGCCTTTGGTATACTTTGTATCTCAGGCCGCAGATGATGTAGTTGATGGTGAACCTATTAACTTTAACCAGGCCGCACTTTATGGTATGGGAAGGGTGATGATGAACGAATATCCTTTTGTACGCATGAGCCTGATAGACCTGGATCAGCAACTTAGTTTATCAGCTCTACAGTCACTTTATCAGAGCTTTACAATTGTTGAGAAAAAGCAGTTTCCTGAAGTAGCTCTTAGAGGAGATAAAACATTTGTTCATAAACTTCAGGCAGTGAGCGAAGAGAAAGCTGAAGAAAAGGCACAAACCAGTGTATCTGCTCTTGCCAGCCGTTATCAGGCCATCGTAAAAGAATACGGCACATTGGATGGTATTGTATTTCGTCAAACTGATCAGCGAGCGCTTAAAGACCAGGAAGTAGAAATAGAGGTAAAAGCTGCCGGTCTGAATTTTAAAGACATCATGAATGTGATGGGATTACTCTCTGACGAAGCCGTGGAAGGAGGAGTAGCCGGCAAAGCTCTCGGTCTGGAATGCGCAGGTGTTGTCAAAAGAGTAGGTAAGCAGGTAAAAGATATTAAAATTGGAGATGAAGTAATGGCCTGGTCTGCTAATTCGTTTGCTGGCTACACCATTACGAATGCTTCCTGCGTGGTGCAGAAACCTAAACACATGAGCTTTGAAGAAGCCGCTACCTTAACAGTGGTTTACCTCACAGCACATTACTCTCTTAACTATCTGGCAAGACTAAGCGAGGAAGATACAGTACTTATTCATGCCGCCTCCGGAGGGGTAGGTATTGCTGCTATCCATCTGGCGCAGCAGGCAGGCGCTCGTATTATCGCTACTGCAGGTACTGAAGAGAAGCGTAAGTTTGTAAGCACTATGGACGTAGAGCATGTATTTGACTCTCGTAGCCTGAGCTTTGCTGATGAAGTGAGAGCCGTTACCAATGGCAAAGGGGTAGATGTTATTCTCAACTCTCTTTCCGGCAAAGGACTTACCCAAAGTATCAAGTGTCTGGCTCCATTCGGCACATTTATAGAAATCGGAAAAGCAGATATCTATAAAGATACCAAGCTCGCACTGAAGCGTTTTGGCGACAACTTATCTTTCCATGCAGTAGACCTGGACCGTCTGATGCTGCAAAAACCTCGTTTGGGCAAGAAATTATTTCAGGAAGTGGTAGACCTGATTGTAGAACAGGAAATACCTGCTCACCCTCTACAGGTATTCTCTATTTCTCAACTATCTGATGCACTCCGTACGTTAAGTAAGGGAACCCATGTTGGAAAACTTGCAGTAAGTATGCAGGCTGATGACACAGTCAAAGTGTTACCTAATACCAGCCTTAAATTGGATGCTAATGCTACTTATATTGTAACAGGAGGAGCCAGTGGCTTTGGGCTTGTGCTTGCTAAATGGTTGAGCGAGAAAGGGGCTAAAAACCTGGTACTACTAAGCAGAAGCGGAGGTAAACAGCAAAGCGACTTTGATCTGGTAGAGCAAATGCAACAAGAAGGTGTTGAGGTACATAGTATAAAGCTAGATATCACTGATGAGCAGGCAATTCAGCAGTTGCTGATGCGCATACGTACAGAGATGCCTCCATTAAAAGGAATTATTCATAGTGCTGCTGTATTAGATGATGCTACTCTTCCGAATACCGATATGCAGCGTTTTCAGAGAGTGTTTACGCCAAAAGTAATGGGTGCCTGGAACTTACACCAAGCCAGCAAAGATGACAATCTGGATTTCTTCCTGATGCTGTCTTCTATCTCCTCGCTTTTTGGGCTTCCCGGACAATCAAATTATTCATCTGCAAACAACTTCCTGGATAAGCTGGCGAAATTCCGACAGTCGCAGGGCTTAGCGGCTTCTTCCGTAAACCTGGGAGTATTAGGGATGTACGCCGGTATGTCTAAAGAGGGTGGTAATGTACTTAATGTACTAGCCAACCAAGGTTGGTTACCTTTAAGTCTGAGTCAGGTAACGGAAAAGATTGAAAATATTCTGCTCCAAAAGCCTGCGGTAAGAATGGCTGCTAACCTTGACTGGAAAAATTTCAGAGGTTTCTTTACTCATTTACAGAATGATGTTCGCTTCGCGCACTTTATGCAGGAAGCCAATCAGGGAGGAGGACGTGGAGGTCAGTCCGGCCTGATGGATCAGGTACTTCAGGCTACCGAAGATAGCCAGGTACCTATGCTTAAAGGTATGGTAGCTGAGGCCTTGTCTAAAATTTTAGGCACCTCTACGGATCAGATTGAAACTGAACTTTCTATATCTGCTATGGGGCTTGATTCGCTTATGCTTAACCAGCTTAGAAACTGGATACACCAAAAACTGGAAATCAATTTCCCGTTGATGAAAATAGCTAAAGGTCCTAGCATTACCGAGTTAGCTGCTCAACTTCTGGAAGAAGCAAAAAATACTACAGAAGATCAAGCCCATGAGCAGGTAGAAACTTCTGGTATTGCTAGCGAAGACGATATAGAAGTGATAGCGGATAAGTGGATGATTCGTAACAAAAAGCTAAAAGAGGATGTACAGCAGCGTATCTTCTGTTTCCATCCGGTAGGTGCTGGAGCTTCTATGTTTAGCCATTTTGTGTACCACCCGCCCAAAGGTAGTGAGGTGCTGGCATTCCAGCTTCCTGGTAGAGAGAATAGAGCAGACGAAGCTCATTACGAAGATATAGCGAAGCTGATACCTGAGCTTGCGCAAGTAATTCTCCCCTATCTTGATAAGCCCTTTATTGTTATGGGCCATAGCTTTGGTGGTATTGTAGGCTTTGAGTTAATTCGTTATCTGCGTATGCACCATGCTTTGTCTCCTCAACACCTCTTTATTACAGGTACTATTGCGCCACAGCTCACCCGTAAATGGAAGGAGCGAGACGTAATCAGTCAGACGGCAGTAGAAACAAACTCAGAAGAAAGATTACTCTCACTTATGAATTACATAGATGACGTAGACTTTCTGAAAAGAATACTACCGGTAATGCGCAAAGACATGCCCCTGATTATGAGCTATTTGTATCAGGAAGAAGAGAGACTTAACTTCCCTATTACCGCTTTTGCTGCTGCCCAAGATGAGGTGGTGCTGGTAGAAGAGGTAAGCCAGTGGAAGGAGCAAACACAGGCAGAATTTACACTTGAAGTTGTAGACGGCGACCACTGGTTCTTGAGCCGAAATAAAGAGCTAATTTTACAGAGGCTGGAGGAGGCAGCAGTACCTACAATCAAGGTTTAA
- a CDS encoding 4'-phosphopantetheinyl transferase family protein, with protein sequence MAEDTYILEIPIKREKWAKSFYWGYTHKAPQPLIAMRDSFLHPEEEEVYQQFASKLKQESFIQGRYIAKKVISKFFSLKDPCSFKVMPGIFHQPVVYLPAHDPPSISISHSFGQAHCIVYPREHPMGIDVETISPDNDEHIRSQTTASERKLITSTEPESLAFTRLWTIKESLSKVLNTGLFTPMELYEVEQIQNNEGYTESHFTYFYQYKSISFTIKDSVISLSIPKNSHFNIKYIFENMLNKLYH encoded by the coding sequence ATGGCTGAGGACACATACATATTAGAAATTCCGATAAAAAGAGAAAAGTGGGCAAAATCCTTTTATTGGGGGTACACTCATAAAGCCCCTCAACCATTGATAGCTATGCGCGATAGCTTTTTACACCCTGAAGAGGAGGAAGTCTATCAGCAATTTGCGAGCAAACTGAAGCAGGAAAGCTTTATACAAGGTCGGTACATTGCCAAAAAAGTTATAAGTAAATTCTTCTCACTCAAAGATCCTTGTTCTTTTAAAGTTATGCCGGGTATCTTTCATCAGCCAGTAGTTTATTTACCAGCTCATGATCCTCCCTCAATTAGTATTAGCCATTCATTCGGACAGGCTCATTGCATTGTTTATCCTCGTGAGCACCCTATGGGTATAGATGTAGAAACAATTAGTCCAGACAATGATGAGCACATCAGATCCCAGACTACTGCTTCAGAAAGAAAATTGATAACATCTACTGAACCTGAGTCACTGGCTTTTACCCGTCTATGGACTATCAAAGAGTCCCTTTCAAAGGTTTTGAACACAGGCTTATTTACCCCTATGGAGCTCTACGAGGTTGAGCAGATTCAGAATAATGAGGGTTATACAGAAAGCCACTTTACGTATTTTTACCAATATAAATCCATATCTTTCACAATAAAAGACAGTGTAATCTCACTATCTATTCCAAAAAACTCACATTTTAACATCAAGTATATTTTTGAAAACATGCTAAATAAGCTCTATCATTAA
- a CDS encoding PAS domain-containing protein yields MSVNTPTSKSAFLRLLDTGIHDELPIHLKRRIRPTNIIGLVIFAFVGIPFSIITLFYFPPLVWYPGVGGLLCASVVLLNKQGAYDASRIIVTLIPITLGAIYNASLSAAHEDPLPSVYLLELSFSLIPLVIYDIKEKTSIFFSILVCAIIIITFPITKHWFHSAYDSTVLRSGWLSTVAILLAITTQLGCVLGLVAIGKQAENESETSRQIAESEKRKLEIEKEENIKKSEELQKNQAEEKKRQWTNEGVSLISKVIRESQDDDTLYDKIVSTVVKYMNVNQGGLFLIENDSDTPEIVLRACYAYGRKKFTDKAIAPGEGLVGQAYMERQYIYLTEIPQNYVRITSGLGHATPKALIVMPLITNDTVQGIIELASFQTFEAHEIDFLEKMGEILASQINNQKVVKQTQFLLRQAQEQSEELRAQEEEMRQNMEELSATQEHAQRQMEESKSLYDQLQTRELVFGHTTILSEADLNGTITFVNDKLCQISKYSREELIGREHNIFRHHDMPSALFKRFWDTIKRGETFRSIIKNKAKDSSHYWVDATIVPIRDKEGKIEKYIGARYHITDDQIAEQMYAKQLKTFEIEA; encoded by the coding sequence ATGAGTGTAAATACGCCTACTTCCAAATCAGCTTTCCTCAGATTGCTAGATACCGGAATTCACGATGAGTTACCTATACATCTAAAAAGAAGGATTAGACCTACTAATATCATTGGTTTGGTCATATTTGCTTTTGTGGGTATCCCTTTTTCTATCATCACGCTGTTCTATTTTCCTCCCCTGGTATGGTACCCTGGAGTAGGCGGCTTACTTTGTGCCAGTGTGGTACTTTTAAACAAACAGGGTGCTTATGATGCTTCCCGGATCATTGTTACATTGATTCCAATTACATTGGGAGCCATATACAACGCAAGCTTAAGTGCCGCTCATGAAGATCCATTGCCCAGTGTATACCTGCTGGAGCTAAGCTTTTCCCTCATACCCTTAGTCATTTATGATATTAAAGAGAAGACATCAATCTTCTTTTCTATACTTGTCTGCGCTATTATCATTATTACTTTCCCTATTACCAAACACTGGTTTCATTCTGCATATGACTCAACTGTATTGCGTAGTGGCTGGTTAAGTACTGTAGCTATTTTATTGGCCATCACTACCCAGCTAGGTTGTGTCCTCGGTTTGGTTGCAATAGGCAAACAGGCTGAGAATGAAAGCGAGACTTCCAGACAAATTGCTGAAAGTGAAAAAAGAAAGCTGGAAATAGAGAAAGAAGAGAACATCAAAAAAAGTGAAGAACTACAGAAAAACCAGGCTGAAGAGAAGAAGAGGCAATGGACCAATGAGGGGGTTTCGCTCATATCTAAAGTAATACGTGAGTCGCAGGATGATGACACACTGTATGATAAAATTGTCTCTACTGTCGTTAAATACATGAATGTGAATCAGGGGGGCCTATTTTTAATAGAAAATGATTCTGATACTCCTGAAATTGTGCTGAGAGCCTGCTATGCATATGGCAGAAAAAAATTTACCGATAAAGCTATTGCTCCCGGCGAAGGGCTCGTAGGACAGGCCTATATGGAAAGGCAATACATTTACCTGACTGAGATTCCTCAAAACTATGTCCGCATTACTTCTGGTCTTGGCCACGCTACTCCTAAGGCACTCATAGTAATGCCCCTGATCACAAATGATACGGTTCAGGGTATTATTGAATTAGCCTCGTTTCAAACTTTTGAAGCGCATGAGATAGACTTTCTGGAAAAGATGGGAGAGATATTAGCTTCTCAAATCAACAATCAGAAGGTAGTAAAACAAACTCAGTTCTTGTTAAGACAGGCCCAGGAGCAATCAGAAGAGCTAAGAGCACAGGAAGAAGAGATGCGTCAGAATATGGAGGAACTGTCTGCTACACAGGAACATGCTCAACGCCAGATGGAAGAAAGCAAGAGCCTCTACGATCAGCTACAGACAAGAGAATTAGTATTTGGGCATACTACTATTCTTTCTGAAGCTGACCTCAATGGTACTATCACATTTGTTAATGATAAGCTCTGCCAGATATCTAAGTACTCCAGAGAAGAGCTTATTGGCAGAGAGCATAACATTTTCCGCCATCACGATATGCCTTCGGCCTTATTTAAGAGGTTTTGGGATACAATTAAGAGAGGTGAAACCTTTAGAAGTATAATTAAAAACAAGGCCAAGGATAGCTCTCATTACTGGGTAGATGCGACTATCGTACCTATTCGTGATAAAGAAGGCAAGATTGAGAAATACATTGGAGCTCGTTACCATATCACAGATGATCAGATAGCAGAGCAGATGTATGCTAAACAGCTCAAAACATTTGAAATAGAAGCTTAA